The nucleotide sequence TTTCGGCATCGAGGTGGTTGGTCGGTTCGTCGAGCAGCAGGATCGACGGCTTCTGGATCAGCAGGCGCGTCAGCGCGACGCGGCGGCGCTCACCGCCCGACAGGTTCTCGACCGACCAGTCCGACGGCGGGCAGCGCAGAGCCTCCATCGCGACTTCCAGCTGGTTGTCCAGCGTCCAGCCGTCGACCGCATCGATCTTTGCCTGAAGGTCGCCCATCTCCTCCATTAGAGCGTCGAAATCGGTGTCGTCCTGCGGATCGCCCATTTCGGCAGAGATGGCGTTGAAGCGGTCGACCATGTCGGCGACTTCGCGGGCGCCGTCCTTGACGTTTTCCAGCACCGTCTTGGCGGGATCGAGCTGCGGTTCCTGCGGCAGATAACCGACGGTGATGTTCTCGCCCGGCCACGCCTCGCCCGAAAAATCGGTGTCGATACCGGCCATGATCTTCATCAGGGTCGACTTGCCGGCGCCGTTCGGGCCGACGATGCCAATCTTGGCACCCTGATAGAATTGCAGGTTGATGTTCGACAGCACCGGCTTTTGCGCGCCGGGAAAGGTCTTGGTCATGTCCTTCATGACGAAGGCGTATTGGGCGGCCACTGAGCGGTCTCCGGACAAGGGATCGAGGGTGATGGAAAGTTGTCGCGCACATAGCGATGCACCCCCCGAATGGCAATCATCGGCCCTTTACGCCCCGGCTCCCGCCGTTACCAATAAGGACATGCAAAAGCCCTTTATCGCCGCGGCGCTGGCCGCATTCGCCCTGCCCGTCCCGCTTGCCGCACAGACCGGCACCGACACCCGCGTCGCCGAACTGCGCGACGCCGCGCTCGACGACGAATATGCATGGGCGATCACGGAGGCGATCACGACCGAACTCGGCCCGCGTCTGGCCGGCACGCCGGAAGAGGCACGGGCGCGCAAATGGGCGGTCGAGACGCTGACCAAAATGGACTTCAAGAATGTCCGCGACGAACCGTTCCCGCTTCGCACCTGGGTTCGCGGCGTCGAAAAGGGCGCGGTGGTGGGCGATCATTCGCAACCGCTGGCGCTGACCGCACTGGGCAATTCGGGCGCAACCCCGGCCGACGGGATCGAGGGGGAAATCGTCTATTACCCCAGCATCGCCGATCTTGAGGCCGAAGCCGATGGCGCGCTGAAGGGCCGAATCGCGTTTGTCAGCCACGCCATGACACGCACGCAGGACGGCAGCCAATATGGCGCCTATGGCCTTGTGCGGCGGACCGGCCCGGCGCTGGCCGCGAAAAAGGGCGCGTCGGCCATCCTGATCCGTTCGGTCGGCACCGATTCGCACCGCATGCCCCATGCGGGCGGCACCAACTTCCCCGAAGGAACCGACCCCATCCCCGCCGCCGCACTGGCCATTCCCGATGCGGAGCAGCTGGAACGGCTGGTCGAGCGCGGCCAGCCGGTTCGCGTCCGCCTGACGCTGACGCCGCGCGTGCTGGGCACCCGCAATTCGGGCAATGTCATCGCCGAAGTGCCTGGCAGCGATCCGTCGGCGGGTATCGTCGTCGTCGCCTGTCACCTCGACAGCTGGGATCTGGGCACCGGTGCGATCGACGACGCTTCGGGCTGCGGCATCGTCGCGGCGGCGGCGAAGCACATGATGGACGCCGGTCAGCCGCGCCGCACCATCCGCGTGCTTTGGGCCGGGTCGGAGGAAGTTGGCGTATTCGGCGGCCGCGCCTATTTCGAGGCGCATAAGGGCGACAACCATGTGCTGGCCGCCGAATCGGATTTCGGCGCCGACCGCATCTGGCGCCTCGACACGCGGTTCGCGCCGCAGAATCAGCCGCTGGCAGACCGTCTCGCCGCCGCGCTCTCGCCGCTGGGAATCGCCGCCAGCCGTCAGCCGGCAAGCGGCGGGGCCGATGTGTCGGCACTGATCGCGAACGGCGTGGCGGGTATCGACCTGCAACAGGACGGTACGCGCTACTTCGACCTGCACCACACGCCCGACGATACGCTGGACAAGGTGGATCCCGCACAATTGCGGCAGAATGTGGCCGCGTGGACCGCGATGCTTGCCGTGGTGGCGAACGCGCCGGAAGCCATTTCTGCGACGAAATGAGTTCCCTTTCCCATGCGATGAGTGGAATTAAGCGTTGACGCGTTCGGAACGCGCGCTAATGCGGCAGCTTCGTGACGGCATTCGGGCCGGGCACGAAACGGATTTGCTTGGGAGCAAACGCATGAAGAAGATCGTTCTTGTCGCTGCTGCCGCCGGCCTGATGTCTCTGGCCGCGTGCAACCAGGGCACCCCGGCGGAGAACGCTGGCGACGCCATGGCAGCCAACCTCGAAGCCGAAGCCGACAACATGGAAGCCATGGCTGACATGACCGGCAACGAAGCCGAAGCGATGGCGCTCGAAAACGCTGCCGACAACCTCGAAGAGGCTGCCGACAACGCCGACGACATGGGTGAAGCGACCGTCACCAACGCGATGTAATTCGCGCGCGGCGCTTCGGCGCCGTGGTGAAGCTTCAGAAAAAGGGGCGCCCCGCAACGGGCGTCCCTTTTTTTCGTGTGCGCAATTTCCGGCCCTATGCGCCCCGATATCTAAGTCCAGGCACGCTGCGCCCAGACGCAAGCGTTTACCAACGAACCGGGCGCCGCCCGACGCCAATAGCGGCCAAACAAAAACCGGGCCGGAGCGTATAGCCCCGACCCGGTCCCTGCTGTCAGTAATCTGACGCGTCGATCAGCCGACGATTTCTTCGGGCTTGAAGAAGAAGTCGATCTCGATCTTGGCATTCTCTTCCGAATCGGAACCGTGGACGCTGTTCGCCTCGATCGATTCGGCCAGTTCCTTGCGGATCGTGCCGGCGTCGGCATTGGCGGGGTTGGTGGCGCCCATGATGTCGCGGTTGCGCGTCACGGCGTCCTCGCCCTCCAGAACCTGGACGACGACCGGGCCGGAAATCATGAATTCGACCAGATCGTTGAAGAAGGGACGCTCACGATGCACGCCGTAAAAGCCTTCGGCCTGTTCGCGGGTCATCTGGATGCGCTTGGACGCGACGATGCGCAGGCCGGCTTCCTCCAGCATCTTGGTGACCGCGCCGGTCAGGTTGCGGCGGGTGGCATCGGGCTTGATGATCGAAAAAGTGCGCGTGACGGCCATGCGGAAAATCCTTGGTTATGGTTTATAAGGGATCGGATGGCGCGCGCCTTAATCGGCACCGCGCGCGCGTGCAAGGCGGGCCGTCAGGCGGCCTGTTCCCAGCCGCGCGGCGTCTGTTTCCAGTATCGCCGCTCCAGGCCGTCGCGATTCGCCAGCGCGCGCCACGCATCACGCGCAGCCGCGACGCTTTCGTCATCGAAAAAGTGAAAGGCGCGGTCGAATCGCAGCGCCTCTTCGCGCCAGCGCCCGTCGACAATGGCGACCATGCGCGCGGCATTGGCCGCCGCGTTCGCATCGTCCGCGATCAGCACCGGCTGGCGCGCATCGTCGCCGTCCCCAGCCTGAGCATGCGGCAGGAAGCTGTCGGGCGAATAGGTCCATAGCAGCCGGTCGATCGCCGCGCGCTGATCGGCATCGCCGCTGATCACCAACAGCCGCGCGCCGCCCGCCAGCACCTTTTCGGCGACCTGCGGCAGCGCGCGGTCAAGCGGGCGCAGCGTCAGGTGGTAGAAATCGACCTGCACTGCCCCCGCCCCCGTTCGTTCAGCCTTCGGCCGTGTCGCGGACCAGACGGTCCAGCACGCGCACGCCGAATCCCGTCGCGCCCTTGTCATGGGTGCTGCCCGGCTTGTCGGCCCAGACCATGCCAGCAATATCCAGATGCGCCCAGCGCACGCCGTCATTGATATAGCGCTTCAGGAACTGTGCCGCCGTAATCGAACCCGCGCCGCGCGGACCGACATTCTTCATGTCGGCAATCGGGCTGTCGATCAGCTTGTCATAAGCGGGCGACAGCGGGAAGCGCCACAGCGCGTCGCCGCTCACGCGGCTGGCGGCCAGCAATTCGTCAGCCAGCGAATCGTCATTGGCGAACAGGCCGCCATGCTCGTTGCCTAGGCTGATGATCATCGCGCCGGTCAGCGTCGCCAGATCGACGATCGTCTTGGGCCGGTGCGTCTGCTGGACCCAGGTCAGCACGTCGCACAGCACCAGCCGACCTTCGGCATCGGTGTTGATGACTTCGATGGTCTGGCCGGACATCGACGTCACCACGTCGCCGGGGCGCTGGGCATTGCCGTCGGGCATGTTTTCGACCAGCCCGACCACACCGATCACGTTCGCGCGCGCCTTGCGAAGCGCCAGCGCCTTCATCGCGCCGGCGACGGCACCCGCGCCGCCCATGTCCCACTTCATATCCTCCATGCCCGCGCCGGGCTTGAGGCTGATGCCGCCGGTGTCAAAGGTCACGCCCTTGCCCACGAACGCGATGTCGGGGTCGCCGTCCTCGCCCGTGCCGTTCCAGTGCATGGCCAGCACCCGCGCGTCGCGCACCGAACCCTGGCTGACGCCCAGCAACGCCCCCATGCCCAGCTCGCGCATCTGCGCTTCGTCCAGGATCGTCAGTTCGACGCCCAGTTCCTCAAGATGGCGGCAACGCTCAACGAAGCTTTCGGGATAGAGAATGTTGGGCGGCTCGGACACCAGCGTCCGCGTCAGTTCCAGCCCCTGCGTCAACGCGTCCACGTCGCGCCATGCGGCGTCGGTGTCCTGCGGCGCGCCGGCAATCTCGATCCGATCAAGCGTCGGCTTCTGCTTGTCGGTCAGGGTCGTGCGATAAATGTCGAAGCGCCAGCCGCGCTGCGCCGCCGCACCCGCCAGCCGCGCCGCCGCGCGCGGGGTCGCGCCCGCATCCGACAGGTCCACCGACAACGCGTCGATACCGGCCATCTGGAACCGGGCCACCAGCGCGCCGCCGGCCTTTTCCATGTCCGCCTCGTCCGCCTTGCCGACGCCCAGCAGGATCAGGCGGCCAATATTCTGTTCGCGCTGGACAAAGATCTCGACCATCGAGCCTGCCTCACCATCGAAACGCGCGGCGCCTGCCGCACCCTCTGCCAGCGCGCGCTCTGAGTCCGCCAGCTTCGGGGTGGCACCTGAAGGCACCGCAATGACGCGCGCGGCCAGATCGGGCGACGGGGTGGCGACAAACTCGATTTTCATGCGGAGGCGAACCTTTCCATCGTTGTCGTTGCGTTCGTGCAACCATCGGCGACACGATTCATTGTGCCCATCTAGGGATCAATGGCGCCCGGCAAAACCCGCGTCGATTGCGCGATGCCTTGTGCGATGCGATAGGGGCGGGTCTGCGCCGCGACACGACATGCCGGCGCCAAAGGGGACGAGATCGATTCGCATGCGCCTGGCATTGTTGCGTACCGCCGCGCTGCCGCTGACGCTCGCCGCATGGGCGCCCGCGTTCGGACAGGAGCTTCAGGACCGGCCCATCGCGCCGCCGCCACCGCCGCCGGTGGTGGCCGAAACGCCGCGCGCCGACGACCAGATCGACTTCGCCGCCGACAATCTGGAATATGATTTCGAGGGTGAAGTCGTCAGCGCCGCCGGCGATGTCCGCCTGTTCCGGCAGGGCGAACGCCTGCGCGCCGACGCGGTGACGTGGAACCGCAAGACCGGGCAGGTGGTGGCAGAGGGCAATATCGCCGTCACCAACCCCGAAGGCGACATTGCTTATGGCGACCGGATCGAGCTGACCGACACGCTGCGCGACGGCGTGATCAACAACATGCTGGTCGTGCTGGAACAGGGCGGCCGCATCGCCGCCAAACGGGGCGAGCGACAGGACGGCGGCGTGCTGCGCGTCACTCGTGCGGCCTATACCCCCTGCGCGGTCGAAAACAGCGCCGGTTGTCCGAAGGAGCCGAGCTGGAAGATCACCGCCGCCGAGGTCGTCTATAATCCCGACCGCAAGCGCATCCGGTACAAGGGCGCGCGCGTCACGCTGTTCGGCCTGTCGCTGCCCCTGCCCGCGTTCAGCCACACCATCGGCGCCGATAATGCCCCCGGCCTGCTGGCGCCGCTGATTCGCATCAG is from Sphingomonas sp. IW22 and encodes:
- a CDS encoding M20/M25/M40 family metallo-hydrolase encodes the protein MQKPFIAAALAAFALPVPLAAQTGTDTRVAELRDAALDDEYAWAITEAITTELGPRLAGTPEEARARKWAVETLTKMDFKNVRDEPFPLRTWVRGVEKGAVVGDHSQPLALTALGNSGATPADGIEGEIVYYPSIADLEAEADGALKGRIAFVSHAMTRTQDGSQYGAYGLVRRTGPALAAKKGASAILIRSVGTDSHRMPHAGGTNFPEGTDPIPAAALAIPDAEQLERLVERGQPVRVRLTLTPRVLGTRNSGNVIAEVPGSDPSAGIVVVACHLDSWDLGTGAIDDASGCGIVAAAAKHMMDAGQPRRTIRVLWAGSEEVGVFGGRAYFEAHKGDNHVLAAESDFGADRIWRLDTRFAPQNQPLADRLAAALSPLGIAASRQPASGGADVSALIANGVAGIDLQQDGTRYFDLHHTPDDTLDKVDPAQLRQNVAAWTAMLAVVANAPEAISATK
- a CDS encoding leucyl aminopeptidase: MKIEFVATPSPDLAARVIAVPSGATPKLADSERALAEGAAGAARFDGEAGSMVEIFVQREQNIGRLILLGVGKADEADMEKAGGALVARFQMAGIDALSVDLSDAGATPRAAARLAGAAAQRGWRFDIYRTTLTDKQKPTLDRIEIAGAPQDTDAAWRDVDALTQGLELTRTLVSEPPNILYPESFVERCRHLEELGVELTILDEAQMRELGMGALLGVSQGSVRDARVLAMHWNGTGEDGDPDIAFVGKGVTFDTGGISLKPGAGMEDMKWDMGGAGAVAGAMKALALRKARANVIGVVGLVENMPDGNAQRPGDVVTSMSGQTIEVINTDAEGRLVLCDVLTWVQQTHRPKTIVDLATLTGAMIISLGNEHGGLFANDDSLADELLAASRVSGDALWRFPLSPAYDKLIDSPIADMKNVGPRGAGSITAAQFLKRYINDGVRWAHLDIAGMVWADKPGSTHDKGATGFGVRVLDRLVRDTAEG
- a CDS encoding DNA polymerase III subunit chi — encoded protein: MQVDFYHLTLRPLDRALPQVAEKVLAGGARLLVISGDADQRAAIDRLLWTYSPDSFLPHAQAGDGDDARQPVLIADDANAAANAARMVAIVDGRWREEALRFDRAFHFFDDESVAAARDAWRALANRDGLERRYWKQTPRGWEQAA
- the ndk gene encoding nucleoside-diphosphate kinase, which translates into the protein MAVTRTFSIIKPDATRRNLTGAVTKMLEEAGLRIVASKRIQMTREQAEGFYGVHRERPFFNDLVEFMISGPVVVQVLEGEDAVTRNRDIMGATNPANADAGTIRKELAESIEANSVHGSDSEENAKIEIDFFFKPEEIVG